A region of the Clavelina lepadiformis chromosome 9, kaClaLepa1.1, whole genome shotgun sequence genome:
ATGTTCCCCACTTGACTGTTGGCATTTGTCAAGATCCCAACGCATGATCAAGatataatgtaataaaaatggTTATCCTTCTTGTATAGTGTTAAAgatatttggaatttttacctgtttttgcattgttgtGAGCTGATCACCTTTTCCACTGTTGAAATCATCCTGGTGATTATAGACTATGCATTactacaaatttcattgcaaaTTGCAATATCATAGCTTATTTGAAAGAGTTTAACATGAAACATACATAAACACATCATACAATAATACATTCTCAACAATTTATGCTTTGGCAATGTTCATATAGCAATAAATAATTAGCAGTTAGCACATACGAGGCTTGTTCAGAAACTATACGTCTgattgtattttcattttaccaCAAATAATACTATGCAGGCAAAGTGCTTTTGGTAAAAAGCAGCTTCATCTTATTTGCGCATGTATGAAACTTTTCAATCCAGTCGCTGGgcatgtttttcttttttcatgcATTTCAGTCGATATGTGTTGCGTGCTGCTTTGAACTTTtctttttacataaaatgaCAGATCACATTGAACATAGATATCGCATTGTATTCTACCCACAGCTTTTTGACagtcaaattgaaaaaaatcaaggaTTCAGCAGACATTCATGAAAACAATAGTAACTGGTGTTGAGACATGGTTTCGACCTACAACACAAGTTCTAGTTATGTTGCAAGTACTCAGACCATTACCCGCTCAAACCAGCTACAGTCCTACATAAACCAAATTTCTTGGTCAGGCTTCTACATTTTCTTGACTAGAGTTCAGTCTGACTTTTGGTTTTTCACTGATTTGAAAACCATGCCGAAATGGATGTAGTTTGTGCAATGAAAAATAGATATCATAAAAGTGATGAAGGAGCTTCATAGCATTCCAGAGAAGGTGTTTGAAAGATGTTAATAGCAATGGTAGAGCTAGTGGGACAAGTTTGCTAACTCAAAAGAGGAATATTTCAAGAGCAATGAAACAAAAGTTACATATCAAATACATAGTACTGTGTTTTTGCGCCAAATAAACtgaaactttttcaatacACCTCATATACCAAAGTAGTTTGCAAACTAGGCACTGCAGCCATTGTAGTTATAATTGCTAAACACAAGTTTAatacatatatacaaaatGCATGCATAAAAAACAATACCATCAAGTTTCCAAGTGTTTTCCTAAAGTCTCTGTTGAATTCGAATGCATTTGCACTGGTAGCTCGTATTAAAAGGGAACCAGCATCTGTAAATTGTCTCTGAAGCtggaattaaaaaaattacaacattcATAAATAACCCAGTTGAAATGCAAGATAATTTAAtaaccttttttgaaatattaaaattttgaaatatttttgaaatatagaACAAGCACACTAAAACCACATTTTGCCTGGGATAAGCAAACAAATGTTTCAACAAATTCCTATGCCATCTTATCTTTTATGTATTCCAGgttcatttttatatttgcttGAAGCTAACAGTATAGCGGGTTCACTGAGCTCAGCACTTCCAGGATTAAATATTACAACTTACAATTGTCCACAAAAGACCAATATAGAATTCAATAAAGAATTAGTGGTAAAGGAAGCACTGAAGCAGAGATACAGTAGTTATTAAAATTGCCTAAATGTTCAAGAAACAAGGAGAGTGTTGTTGATACTTCCTTTGTGAATACCATGTGCCCTCTCTAGCAAAGTGTTATCTACGCAAGAAGCTATTTTTAAATCTAATTGTTATTTACTCAGTCGAGTTCTTCATTGTcaacaaatttgaaaacaattgtaTCTCAAAATGATATTTTCCAAGTTTTCAAAGGCATTGATTAACATATAATAATTGCCATACAGAATCATTTTTGTGTATGATTTATCCCTTACCAAGTAGTCAGTACTGTTTGTGAGTTTCGTCATATAACAATGCAATTTCTTAGATGCAGTAATGTGAaaccattttttaaacaaacattgctGCATTTAGTGCTTTCTTGTTTTCCATATTCACTCCGTTTTGTAGACCTTTACCCAGATATTCATTACTGTTGTGCCACTTTATGCAAAATACGTATACtggtttatatatatacagtatacatatTTACCGAAAATAAATCTACTGACTGGAAAAACCTGTAACTCTACCATTCATTCATAATAACCCAAAACTAAATTCGATTTTCTCATGTCAGTGCCTGTAGAAGGTATTTCAATGAATAAAGCAAACCCTAGTCCAATCTAATATATGATCTATGTTTAACTAGTCAAATCCAATATGATAAACCGCAGCCATTGCGAAAAAAACATCTATCGTCCATCACACTTACAGGAATAAATACTGAGatcttttttacttttgaagAAACCATGCACTGGCTGTTGCCCAAAACCGGAATATTTGGGACTAAGAATAATAACATTTGAAAGTGACTCAACTGTCAACAATATGATGCCATTGCCAACGCATGCCACCTAACATAACAGTGACAGCTATGCATATTactgatttcaaaaataagcacAATTTTGTCATTGGCATAATTGTACCTCTTCCAAAAACAAGTAAGGAACCCGTCTTCCCATATCTTTATCAGATGCACACAGGTATACAAGACCTTCATTTGTCACAGTGTGGAACAATAGTCTGTGTATAAAAGTCTCATACATCAtttagtaaaatgaaaaagatatatataaatgtataacTTGTAGATTAAGAAGCTTTgagcaaaaatttattaacttaaaattgtataatatttatttcatattttaataCATGGGATATTGCATTTCAAACCTAGAAGACTGGTAAAATATCTCGGTAAACATACAAACATTAACTTTAACATATAAACTATGACACACAAATGgtgaacaaaaaaatcaataaaagttAGCGCAGAATAATCAAACCAAAGAATGAtgaaaattacaaataaaaacattacagAACTCACTCATCCTGAGGAAGAGTCGTTTTTCTGTTTCCAGCAGTGGGCAAATCAGCAAGGATACCACTTGCTTGAGCCTGCAGGTTTCCTGGGCCAATTATTTTGTCAACAAGAACTATACTCCCACGAGCAATACAACCATAAGTCAAAGGCATATTGTTCTTGCTTAATATTTGCAGTGCTTAAATATATATCCTATAGTTAGAGCAGTATCAATTATCTGTTTTATACGCATAAAAGTAATTAATCAGTTTGGACCTAGCCATCTATGCCTAAACCTTCAAATTGATAGTGGTCTACGCAACCATTATAGTACTGTATATAGGCATGatacaaatttaattattcATGCAAATTCCTTTGGCATGAATTCAGTGCTTAAAACAGTCTTTACAGATACAGTcaaaatcggttaatcgcatatcggttaatcgcatacatcggttaatcgcatagcattgcataatcccaaaccattcccattcacttgtgaagaaaattcaacggttaatcgcataagggTTAATCGtataaatcggttaatcgaataggaattcttgattgatttgtagacttgtatcacttaaccgcatatttcctttgatgaagtgttaagtTGCTGAAGATTATCctcaccaataaacaaaaatcgaaaaaaggccttctctacagtgattatgaaccacaaaactacgtttcatttaaggattgttacggatggttacatcacaatagaacaacaagactaatttttatttaaggattgttacgtcgcaaagcgcaaaccacgtgtcgaaatcgaaaagaaggaagctcacttgttgcgtcataatgcattgtgtcattccaaaaatcggcggaggagcaagaatgcgtgcgccggtgtttaaaaaagagaatagcggagaaaatgtaggaaatgcatacatcggttaatcgcataaaaaagcttggcaaattgactatgcgattaaccgatttcgactgtaaTATGAACATCTAATAAATTAACTATAAAAGCACATGGAATTTCCTGAAAAACTTCCAACCAACTTCAACAAACATAGATCTCAAAAACCTGAGTTGAAAGTATGacaatttttgtaacttttatgAGTATAAACACTATGGTGTTAAAAAAACCTTTACTTTTTACCTTCTAAGCATTAGTTATGACTttcatttgcaaaattatttaacaGTTAGAAATATGCATTATGAAAGAAAACGTTCttgtttgttgttaaaaatgttttggatCCAATGTTTTTCGAACAAAATTCTTGCCTTACTTGTTTCATTTGCATAAATCACACCAATAACATAATCAATTATTTACGAAATTTTGGCCTGGCAACCTAAGAACAAATTTGTTGGGTTTTATCTTGTGCTCTGACCAGATAAGAAATAATaagcaaaataacaacataGCACATAAATTACATTTATAATCAATTCTTTAAGAACATTTGCCCTGAAATCCTGAGAAAAAGATTTGTGGGGTTCTGATTTAGCTTACTGACTGAAAGAACTATTGTCCCAGGGCGCATAACGTATAACAGGCACGCCAAAGGTAAGTTTGGTGTACATAACGAGTACGACAGCGACATGTTATGAACAGCAATCTCTTAAAAAAGTAGACACTGATTGACTGTGCTCTCTTTTgtcaaaacaatataaaaatggaaaagaaaagtgaaattacTGTTGCCATGGTTTCAACACGGTTGCTCCAAGATGTGATTTACTGTGTGACGCTAACTTTCCAAGATCAAACCGAGTTTACGCCACTTGAAAACTCATGTGGAATACACTTGTCTATATTGTAGAGCAGTGCTTTTCAACCTGTGGGACGGTACGCACTTGTGCggttgaaaaaaattgcagtGCGGATGACAAACGCGGTGCGGATGAGTGCGGATGAAaattgtgcatattttttactttttctgaCTTGGAattattcaaacaaacttaTTCATTGAGCTTTGGAGCAAGAAGTTGTGCCTAACTGGTCTGAAATTGCCAGAAACATTCAGCAGCAACCGAGTCATTGATAAAAGTTGTTAAGTCTCTTCATTTGAATGAAAAAGTGTTAAGTctcttcattttcttttgtgtAATAATTTTCGGTTGGTTTAAAGTGCGGATGAAATTTTTGCGAAAAAAAATGTGCGGATGGTTctcaaaaaggttgaaaagcactgTTGTAGAGTATGTTGTCTAAGGCGTAGCCTACTCAATACCGTGTTCCATAAGCTAAAATGGCGTGCTTTAGAGTTCAGGTTCGTAAATCTGCACTTATTAGGCCTAACTTGGACACAGAGCATATGTGCACCCAATTTTCAATTCATTAAGAGATTGAATTAGTGGAGCTGTGTAATTTCCGCACCAGTGTGCAAACCCTTAGTCAGATATAGCGGTAAGTGTCGCACCGGCACGCACAAGATACATGCCGaacatttttatcttcacgtCAATttctataataaataaacaaagagttCAGCCTTTTGTGCAGGCaatcacgccaaaatttgcttCTTTGCGCGCACGATTTCTTCGAAAATTGCTGTACTTTCCACTGGGTGCACCCCAGTCCCTGAGAGCATTCTTGTCCACCCGCACTTGTCGATTTTGGCTTATACGGCGCACACAACATCTTGTTGAAAACGGCCATACTCTACAGTCTGACCTCTTGTCTCTTAAAAACTCCAGAAATCAATCTGTCAGGCCAGGCTGCTTCGACCGCAAAAAATGATGAACAGCCTAATAAAAAACCAAACGCCAAATTGCTTGCATCCTATAAATCCCGATTTGGTTGCTTTATCTACAGGGCTTGCTCAACAAATTAGCCTAGGTTAGTTATCATAATCTGACAATGCATCGAACTAGGCCTAGCCCTAGGCTACAGGGCGGTAACCTAGGCTAGGCTAGGCTAGGCTAGACACTGTACAGAAAGAAAGTGAAATGAACGCAAGAACTTAGGCTTAGGCCTAGGCCTAGGTCTAGGTTTTTCAagtctttgtttgtttacattaCGTAATTTGTCTTTGGTTTGGATGAAGGCAGCCAATAGACATCAAATCAACAAATATACTGTAGTAATGTAGTTTATCATTAAAGGTTTTTAAAGTGAGCAGCTATTAAAAAGATGAATTCAGAAAAACAAGTATTTATTAGAGTTCtagaaagttaaaaaatttctgCTGCAGTTTTATGCGATAAATGCTCTTACGttttcatcataaaacaaatacGCCATTAGCACTTCTATCATCACGACCTATACGCAAAGAACATAgaaacaatgttttgtttcgGTGAAAAGTAACACATTTTTTAACGGCTGACAATCTCTCTTAAATGAAATTCTGTATGTTTGCTTTTAAGTGATTTGATTCCACGATTTGAAATGTTGAATTTCTATTGGCTTTGTTTTTTCCTTTGgcgaaaatataataaaatattttcttttgccaCGGTGATCGTGGCGCCCGCAGCCATAGactacaataaaatatatgttttataGTAGTCTATGCCGCAGCACTTGTCGGACTCACAATTTCAAAGACGTAAACTTTGACAtgcaaacaaattaatttcGTACATTCGAAAGTAGGAAAGTATTATAAATACGTAGGGTATAGTTTCCGTAAAGATAACATTGTCAGCCAGGATTATTGGCAAAATTGTTGACCGCTGCAACTTACACCGCCTCGAGCAATTTTAACTCTAAACAAGTAAGCagataaaaattcaaaaccgGTTATCAATGTGTTAGAGGTTTATAAGTCATGCAACAACAGTTAAGTGAATATTATGTTGCACTTACGGTAAAAATAATGACCAACAAGAACACTTTCACAACAGCATATTACCAGGTTTTCATGTAAAAAGTCTCAAAATTGAAGCTTTTGTTGTAATTAGTTCAATGACATGAAGATAATGCCTATTGCCTGTAGTAACTGTATTAGGTAAACGTTATGTAGGCTAAAATAGGTCAACAACAGAAAACAAAGACAAATACTAGTTATATGTATGTAATCTTAGTAAATAAGCCTAGGCCTTAACTGATTAAGCTAGCCTACTTAGCCTATTTATTGTTTGATGTTTAACTAACAAGGCCTATAGCCCTATATACTACAGTTTTATGTTAGCATAATTAGATAAAGCATTAAACTTATCTGAAACTGTTCATTTTATCAGCAAAGTTCTTGGGTAATCAACAAGATTGAACGTGCGCAGAATGTCCATTTTACTAGGCCGAATATACCTTTTAGATATACTGTAGTTTTGTTTTAcagatttttaatttgtggTCATGGCAATGTCTTACTTGCGACCAGATACTGTAAATGATAacataaaaagaaaaggacaataaataaactagGTTAATATGAAATATAGGCTTAGAGGGTAGTTTTTTGTCCATTGATGGTTACAGTTTTTCTCGGCTCCGCACGGCGGATTTTACGAGCATTTTACATCTGTGCTACATTGTACTTGCTTTACATCATTTGTCTCAAAAGGTTTGTATGGCGTTTTATACCATTTTGCGCTCAAAAAAACAAGGCAAAAATTcaaccaaaatgtttttttccgTTTAATTACTTGTTTAAAGCTTTATAGGCGTAACTGCGCGGTATTATTTAAGGCGGGTTTTTTAGTATAAACAGAACAGTCATTGATctagttttgtaaaaatttgtactCAGGTTTTCACTTGAAGAGCAACAGTCGCCCcagaaaaataaagaaaaagtaaCCAATTGGCTTTGGCTTCTTTTGTGAGCAGAATGTTTTAAAAGCGACACACGCAGGAATGACAGATAAGTATCTGTTTTGATTGTTTTCACAGTATACAGAAGTTCCTATACCATCTATCTATTTACAAAACATTCCCAATTTAACTCCGCACACCTTTCGATACCTTTTGGAGCCGGATTATGACGTTGCATGCGGTATTTCTAGGAATGGTAAAGCAAGGTGATTAATTTATCCACTGGCGTTTCGCTAATTCTATTTTGTAACAATAGTATTGGAATTTGGAAACATTGACTTTAATCTCCCCCGTATTCGaataaatgcaaaaactttgctttttgcTTTAATTCTCTTGAACGCACTCGTCACAGATATCGTAGAGATTTGGTGAACGTTTCTCCTCCAACGGATGAACCGAAAAAAGAGCAAGTAATAGGAACAGGAGGAAGAAACAATCGACCCTTGCTCGTCCTCTTTCTCATCCACAGCAAAGCGAACCATTTCAAGCATCGGCGAGTGATCCGTAAGACTTGGGGATCGGTTGGAAAAAGATTGTCAAAAGTGGGGCTGATTTTCTTGTTACGCTGCGTCAGTTTCGTCATCTTTACACCAAAAAGTTACTGTCTGATTGTAGCCTGCTTGGAGCCATATTAATAggttatgttttaatttcgtTTATTCCAAGTATCTTTTGCATCGTTTAATTGTTTGCGCACAACTTTTCACTTAGATGGTATTCCTTCTTGGCAATCCTCAGAACGAAACACTGCAATCACTTTTACAAAGCGAAAACAAATTGTACGGAGATATTTTGCAGGAAGATTTCTACGAGACATACAGGTACTTATCAatctgtttttcttgttaaataGATTGATGAAAACGCACATGACAGTGACTTCATAGTACTTTTTTATATTCCAATTATAGGAATATCACATTGAAAGCGATAATGGCTTTAAAGTGGGCCTCTCTTTATTGCCCTCGTGCGGCGATTGTCACAAAAGCGGACGACGATATGTTTGTTGGAACAATGGCCATCATTTCTAACATCATAAAGGGATGTAAGTTCTAGCTCTATACTTTATAGAAATACTTGTATGTTTAGGCTATGTTTTAAATATGGGCTATGGCATAGGCATGAGTATATTACAGTTAAATACCTATGCAATGTCAGGGCTTATTTGCTAATCtacttttgtgtttattttgccgTTACAACTACTCAATACGATATAACACATGAGAAATTTAAATATCACGTAAGCTAGAAATATAGGCTACAATCCGCTTATACTTTCAGAGGAACGTTTGTTTatcaaatgttttgtgttaaaaGTTATTCCCCGCCGCAAGTTGCTTCTCTGCAAGCCGGTTTTCAACGGACCAGTCCAAAGAGAAGGAAAGTACGCGGTGTCCCAGTCACTCTACAGCGTCACCACATGGCCACCATTTTGCTTTGGCGGCTGCTGGATGGCTTCAAATGATGTCATTAAAAAGCTCTATGAAATTTCGTTGATGACTCCTCAAGTGAGCGAACGGGGAGGCGTGCATGTATGGTTGTTGATTACTAAAAGCTGTTGTGAGTTCTTAGTATTCTGTTTTGTCAACAGATACATCTGGACGACGTTTACGTCACCGGCATTTTACGCACAAAAATCGGTCAAGGTTTACAACGCGTCGCCAACAGTCAGATCTTGTTTTGTCACGGGCGTGGCGATCCAAACTTGGTTTGGGCCTGGTGGAATGTGACGCAAGatacaacaaattattttaaaacttttaaggGCCGTGAGAAAATAATGGATTGCTTTTTATGATTTACAGTTCCGAGCCTATACGGCGTGTtggtttgtttacaaaaatctTTATGTCAGCGTCGTCTTTCCAATGTGCTGCCCAGAAATTTAATGCGTTAAGTTTTAGTGGAACTTTTTTCTATATTAACGTGTTTGAGCCTCttttgtagaaaaaaattcaatttaaattgtCATGTCATCCTGTTACTTAAAAACCGCCTATTTTCTTCAGTGGTGATAAACACATAACGTTCAATCCAGACAGATCATTGTTTAGCTAGGTGCTCCAGCtaataaaatgaattttgcGAGCTAGCTTTATTATAGCTTTACTGTAATTTTTCCGATTTATTCCACAAACTCATCAATTTAATCAcctttttgttttacaaatgGCGTGTGTTCAAACCATTAAAACTTTACGTCCGGAAAAACTGCGCAATTAATACTTACTTGTAAAAGTGCTGTCTGTACTTAAACGACTTAAAACGATTTGCCGTTATTTATACACAGAAATCATATTGATTAATCATTATCAAATACAATCCAAGCCACGCTATGGACAAAGTATATAAGAGCATGCCTCGCTGCGGCTTACTAGCAGTTGAAGGCTTGCGCATGACGTTAAACAACACgagtaaaattttcttaacattgtAAGCCTACAACGTAAGCTACACTAAAGCAAGCTTGTTGTAAATGCAATGTGTGCTACTGCATTTCTATTTCAAATCGCTGAGAATGGGGTGAATATCTATGCGTGAATAGAAGTGGTGAATTGCAGAGCGTTCAAGTATTTTTGTTCAACCCAAGAAATTTTGGAACCCCACGCAAGGTCGATATGCTATCATTGTAATTGATTCTTTACCGAACAGATTATAAATAGTTTATAACCATTTTAAATCTGTCATATTGTAAAAATGGCCGCTGCACTTCAAGGAGAATGGAGCTTGGATCacaatgaaaattatgacGATTTCTTGAAAGCTGCAGGTGAGTGGACATGACtcttttcaatttatttcagACCACTGTAGAGGCAAGCAAGAAAATTAGTAAAACTCGCACTTTCCCATACACAAacttaatatttgtttttactcGCATCTTCTTAAACTAAGGTTCATATTTAAACATAGACAGAACCCTTGTTTGAAATAACTTCACAATCTCTTTAAAACGTGGCTCTTTAGAGGTTGGTGGGCTCCGGCTTAAGAACCccaagtttaaaacaaaatttgtaagtGTATCCCATTGTAAATACagtctatttgcattgcaacgCTTGCGTGGTGTCTCGGAATTCGATCAGACAAGCGTTTCAGCTATCTCATTATACATATGAACTGAAAACTATGAAGTAGGAAATAGAGTGTTAATAACccgttgtttgtttttaacttgGGCATTCACGAAAATTTCTAAGCCCGCTAAGATATGATTTGCTACAATCCAAACGCGCACGATAGTAAAAAGGTTTCCTGCTCTAATCTAGGTGAAAGGTGACCAGACGAATGTAGGTAATAAGTCAACCGGAggcatttttgtttaactatCGTAAACAGAGTAACCTTTTTCCATTTATGCTGTATCAACTTGTACATAGGCGAAAGATTAATCAATGTATGAAGGAAAATAGATGAGCCGAAAATATTTCTCAGATTATTATCGTTTTCATTTTCCGTTTGCAGTGTTTATTCTTCAAATAATGTTGCCGGTTCCGGGCTGATTCAACCCAGGGAAGATTCAATCTAGGACGATTAAACCAGAACGACTAAACCTAACAGGACCCAATCAATTTGGGGCTGgtttgaatcgtccgtggatTGAATTGAACGACTGTTATTGTTACCACGTTTGCGTCTATGGGTAACATACATGAAACTGCACATTTTCTCCCATTGGATTTTCCTACATAAATTCCCTTTCCAAACTTTAAAAAGCTGTTTGTAAAcggaaatttttcttttacaacAACCGTATTAAATCTTACCATATTGAAAATTTAAGTTtggaaacaaagaaataatataataagtaTTTATAATTTAGATTAGGTCATGCTTTGTCGAAGTGTTAACAACGAATAACACAGGTGAAATATAACATGATAAAGGTTTAGATTAGATCAGAAATCGTGCTACATATtggtgaaattttattgtaatataaaattgtgtatgTATAAGTCAGACGTAAACCAGATTGCTTTCCTTTTCGGTTCTAAGCTACGATATTTATTGTAAGCAAATATGCTTCTATACGTTCAATTCTGATGAAAAACGTATTGCAAGATATTTCACTATCAGCCATTATAACCGGTATATAAGCTacaatttttccttttttgtatGAGCATAATGAAAGCAGACATAGCCCATATTTGCGCAGAGTAAACCATGGACACAGGTCCAACAAAGACCGCATTCTGCTAGGATACCAGATAAATAAAGTAAATAGGAAAACACTGTTTTTGGCTTGCTTGTTCTTATGTCACCAGCTTCCTGTtagctttaaaaacaaaccagTCGTCAAATTATATCAACAGACGACCAAGCCTTTTATAAAATGGCCCATAATACCAAACTAAATATAGGTTAAAGTTGATTTCAGTGCAGGTGGCCAAAACTTGTGTTCAGTCTTTACAAAATTCAAATCATTGATAAGGGAATGGAAAAATACAGATTCAGTTTACCAAAACGGGTCAATTGAACGAGTAAGACAGCAAAGTCACGTGATAGCAAGCTCCATATGCCCAATGGGCGTATCCATACCGCCATGTCAGATAAAAAACGTTGCGTCATCGATTCAAACAtgagtaaaataaataagccAAAAGAACCCTGGGATACGGTCGGCAAAATCGAGGCCATTGAACCTTTATACAATGTTGATATCATTTATGACCTTGTAAACGTTATCACCTATGCTAAACCGGGTCGATGAAACGAAGTTAAACCAATAACGATTGGCTCTCAAACTTGTAAAGGACTAATCAGGTAAACGTAAAATAAACGTTGCTACACGGGGCGTTTACTGCTTGTCTTGCCAGAGTAATAACTGcttttaaaaggtttgttataaAGCgattaacataaaataaaaaaattccatTCCATTCAACGCACCTGAGGTATCATAACGTTTTTATCGTAAACCACTagtaaaattttcttcgaGCAGTTGTGGTCAAATTGTGATCCAATAAAAATCGAATACAACCGATGATCACCATCAAAACCAGTGTGCCGTTAAAAATACAGGTTAAATACAGAAGGTCTCATATCTTTTGATGACAGCGGccaacaacaataaaaaatcaaaaatcaacGAAACTAAACCTGAAAACTTTTCACTCATGTGTACAGTACATTTagtacagtaggcctatagtagGCAACTACTGCAGTAAATTTGCATTACTAAAGGCATTGCACTGCAATTACATTGCATTACTATTTGGGGTTTGGGGTGATTACCAGGCGAAAGcacgtgcaaaatgtttaatataaTTACATTGTATAAAAAGTTTCAGCCAACTGAAGTCTAAGGAAGCGTTTAATTTATCCGATTTATCTTCTCCTCTTCCAGGAATGGGAGCCATGAAGAGGACAATGGCAGTGAAGTTGGGTGGAAGCCTCACCATCACTCCTCTCGGAGACGCGAAACTAAAAGTGAAGACCGTCAACGGACCTAAGACAAAGGAACGCGAAATTCCAATCGGGGTCGAATTCGAAGACGAAGGGGTGGATGGGGCCACTGCAAAGGTTTGTCGGCGTAACACGACATTGGTGTATGGAGTGAATTGCTGGGTGAAAGTTTAGTCTTTAAATTATTTCTATGTCAGGgaaaatttgtatttgaaAATGGCAAGATGGTCGGAAACTTCATCACCGGTAAAGGGAAAAAACTGGCCATTTCCAGGGAGATTCAAAATGGATTGCTTGTGCAGGTATATAAGAGAGGATAACATTGACTGTAAATCGACCGTAATATCGTGACCTATATACTAAAAC
Encoded here:
- the LOC143470317 gene encoding uncharacterized protein LOC143470317; protein product: MPLTYGCIARGSIVLVDKIIGPGNLQAQASGILADLPTAGNRKTTLPQDELLFHTVTNEGLVYLCASDKDMGRRVPYLFLEELQRQFTDAGSLLIRATSANAFEFNRDFRKTLGNLMDDFNSGKGDQLTTMQKQVGEVTGIMRANVEKVLERGDKLDDLVDKTEDLQASANTFQVNAKRIQRKMFWQNKKMLIIIVVIVLIILTLIILFATGVI
- the LOC143470316 gene encoding beta-1,3-galactosyltransferase 5-like yields the protein MVTVFLGSARRILRAFYICATLYLLYIICLKRFSLEEQQSPQKNKEKYTEVPIPSIYLQNIPNLTPHTFRYLLEPDYDVACGISRNGKARYRRDLVNVSPPTDEPKKEQVIGTGGRNNRPLLVLFLIHSKANHFKHRRVIRKTWGSVGKRLSKMVFLLGNPQNETLQSLLQSENKLYGDILQEDFYETYRNITLKAIMALKWASLYCPRAAIVTKADDDMFVGTMAIISNIIKGFIPRRKLLLCKPVFNGPVQREGKYAVSQSLYSVTTWPPFCFGGCWMASNDVIKKLYEISLMTPQIHLDDVYVTGILRTKIGQGLQRVANSQILFCHGRGDPNLVWAWWNVTQDTTNYFKTFKGREKIMDCFL
- the LOC143470318 gene encoding fatty acid-binding protein, intestinal-like, whose translation is MAAALQGEWSLDHNENYDDFLKAAGMGAMKRTMAVKLGGSLTITPLGDAKLKVKTVNGPKTKEREIPIGVEFEDEGVDGATAKGKFVFENGKMVGNFITGKGKKLAISREIQNGLLVQTMNFDGTECKRFYKKK